A window from Enterocloster bolteae encodes these proteins:
- a CDS encoding septum formation initiator family protein, which translates to MKSYGKSRRVKRDKWTNRMAIMGITLVVMFLAVAINIKGADLKKSDLEYSIREQNLEQQKEEEEKRTAELQEYKIYVKTKQYAEEVAKEKLGLVNPDEILLKPTE; encoded by the coding sequence ATGAAATCCTACGGTAAATCAAGGCGTGTAAAACGCGATAAATGGACGAACCGCATGGCCATCATGGGTATTACCCTGGTAGTCATGTTTTTGGCTGTGGCAATCAATATAAAAGGCGCAGATCTTAAGAAATCGGACCTGGAATACAGCATCCGTGAACAGAACCTGGAGCAGCAGAAGGAAGAGGAAGAAAAGCGGACTGCTGAGCTTCAGGAATACAAGATTTACGTCAAGACCAAGCAGTATGCGGAGGAAGTGGCCAAAGAAAAGCTGGGGTTAGTGAATCCGGATGAGATTTTGTTAAAGCCCACTGAGTGA
- the hpt gene encoding hypoxanthine phosphoribosyltransferase — MADRIRVLLTEEEVDKRINEVAAKISEDYAGKQVHMICILKGGVFFTCELAKRMTVPVSLDFMSVSSYGGGTVSSGVVRIVKDLDESLEGKDVLIVEDIIDSGRTLAYLIEVLKQRGPKSIHLCTLLDKPERRVKKQVKVDYTCFTIPDEFVVGYGLDYDQKYRNLPYIGVVELDAE, encoded by the coding sequence ATGGCTGACAGAATTCGTGTTTTATTGACGGAAGAGGAAGTCGATAAAAGGATTAACGAAGTAGCGGCAAAAATCAGCGAGGATTATGCAGGAAAGCAGGTCCACATGATATGCATATTAAAGGGCGGAGTATTCTTTACCTGCGAACTGGCAAAGAGGATGACGGTTCCGGTGTCCCTGGACTTTATGTCCGTGTCCAGCTACGGCGGCGGCACTGTGTCCAGCGGCGTGGTCAGGATTGTAAAGGACCTGGATGAGTCCCTGGAAGGCAAGGATGTACTGATTGTGGAGGACATTATAGACTCCGGCCGTACGCTGGCATATCTGATTGAGGTGTTGAAGCAGAGAGGTCCAAAGAGCATCCATCTGTGCACACTTCTTGATAAGCCGGAGCGCAGGGTGAAGAAGCAGGTGAAGGTGGACTATACCTGTTTTACGATACCGGATGAATTTGTAGTGGGATATGGACTGGATTATGACCAGAAATACCGTAACCTGCCTTACATCGGAGTAGTAGAATTGGATGCAGAATAA
- the ftsH gene encoding ATP-dependent zinc metalloprotease FtsH has product MRQQQTFRGFIFILLMLILIATAVRFPYARQADKVTNQDFIKILEDGQAADVSIHQNPQTPTGEVVLTLLDGQVKRLYVSDVKDAQKLLEAHDMAYTTMDVPQENYLVTIILPFMLSIVVVVIIIMVMNRSAGGGGANARMMNFGKSRARMSRDSKVNFSNVAGLVEEKEELEEVVDFLKNPQKYTSVGARIPKGLLLVGPPGTGKTLLAKAVAGEAGVPFFSISGSDFVEMFVGVGASRVRDLFEEAKKNSPCIVFIDEIDAVARRRGTGMGGGHDEREQTLNQLLVEMDGFGVNEGIIVMAATNRVDILDPAILRPGRFDRKVAVGRPDVKGREEILKVHSKEKPLSEDVDLHRVAQTTSGFTGADLENLMNEAAIISARENRRFIKQSDIDRAFVKVGIGAEKRSKVISEKDKKITAYHEAGHAILFHVLPDVGPVHTVSIIPTGIGAAGYTMPLPEKDEMFNTKGRMKQNIMVDLGGRIAEELIFDDITTGASQDIKQATQIARAMVTQYGMSEKVGMIQYGGDENEVFIGRDLAHTKSYGNEVADTIDSEVKRIIDECYQKAKDIIKQYDYVLHACADLLIEKEKISQSEFEALFTPVQ; this is encoded by the coding sequence GTGAGACAGCAGCAGACATTTAGAGGATTTATATTCATACTTCTGATGCTGATCTTAATCGCCACCGCGGTGAGATTCCCTTACGCAAGGCAGGCGGATAAGGTCACAAATCAGGATTTTATCAAGATACTGGAGGATGGCCAGGCGGCAGACGTGAGCATCCACCAGAATCCGCAGACTCCCACGGGAGAAGTGGTACTGACCCTTTTGGACGGTCAGGTGAAGCGGCTTTATGTTTCGGATGTTAAGGACGCACAGAAGCTTCTGGAAGCCCATGACATGGCGTATACGACCATGGATGTGCCTCAGGAGAATTATCTGGTGACCATCATCCTTCCCTTCATGCTGTCTATTGTGGTGGTGGTTATCATCATCATGGTCATGAACCGGAGTGCGGGCGGCGGAGGTGCCAATGCCAGGATGATGAACTTTGGCAAGAGCAGGGCCAGGATGAGCCGGGACAGCAAGGTTAATTTTTCCAATGTTGCCGGTCTTGTGGAAGAAAAGGAAGAACTGGAAGAGGTGGTGGATTTCCTTAAGAATCCCCAGAAGTATACCAGCGTGGGAGCCAGGATACCAAAGGGCCTTCTGCTGGTGGGCCCTCCGGGAACCGGTAAGACCCTGCTTGCCAAGGCAGTGGCAGGAGAGGCGGGAGTACCGTTTTTCTCCATATCAGGTTCTGATTTCGTGGAGATGTTTGTGGGTGTGGGCGCTTCCCGCGTCCGTGACCTGTTCGAGGAGGCCAAGAAGAACTCTCCCTGTATCGTGTTTATCGACGAGATTGACGCGGTTGCCCGCCGCAGAGGTACAGGTATGGGCGGCGGCCACGATGAGAGGGAGCAGACACTGAACCAGCTGCTGGTAGAGATGGACGGCTTTGGCGTCAATGAAGGCATTATCGTCATGGCGGCCACGAACCGCGTGGATATCCTGGACCCGGCTATCCTTCGACCGGGCCGTTTTGACAGAAAGGTGGCAGTGGGACGTCCCGATGTGAAGGGGCGCGAGGAAATCCTTAAGGTCCATTCCAAGGAAAAGCCTCTCAGCGAGGATGTGGATCTGCACAGGGTGGCCCAGACCACGTCAGGCTTCACAGGAGCTGACCTGGAAAACCTGATGAATGAGGCAGCCATTATATCCGCCAGGGAAAACCGCAGGTTCATCAAGCAGAGCGATATCGACCGGGCCTTCGTGAAGGTGGGAATCGGTGCTGAGAAGAGAAGCAAGGTAATATCCGAGAAGGATAAGAAGATAACGGCTTACCATGAGGCGGGCCACGCCATCCTGTTCCATGTGCTTCCGGACGTGGGACCGGTGCACACTGTGTCCATCATCCCCACGGGAATCGGGGCAGCCGGTTACACCATGCCCCTGCCTGAAAAGGATGAGATGTTCAATACCAAGGGCCGCATGAAGCAGAATATCATGGTGGATTTAGGCGGCCGGATTGCGGAAGAGCTGATATTTGACGATATCACCACCGGCGCATCCCAGGATATCAAGCAGGCCACCCAGATTGCCAGGGCTATGGTGACCCAGTACGGCATGTCTGAGAAGGTAGGAATGATTCAGTACGGCGGCGATGAGAATGAGGTATTTATCGGACGGGACCTGGCCCATACCAAGTCCTACGGCAATGAGGTTGCTGACACCATTGACAGTGAGGTCAAGCGGATCATTGACGAGTGCTACCAGAAGGCAAAGGATATCATCAAGCAATATGACTATGTCCTCCATGCCTGCGCTGATTTGCTGATTGAGAAAGAGAAAATCAGCCAGTCTGAGTTTGAGGCGCTGTTTACACCGGTGCAGTAG
- the yabP gene encoding sporulation protein YabP translates to MEEKIGSNRQHKLILQNRGKGNITGICDVVSFDENAVVLDTDMGLLTIKGKELHVSRLTLEKGEVDIEGTIDSMVYSSNEALRKSGESLFTRLFK, encoded by the coding sequence ATGGAAGAAAAGATTGGAAGCAATCGTCAGCATAAGCTTATACTGCAGAACCGGGGCAAGGGAAACATAACCGGCATATGCGATGTGGTGTCTTTTGATGAAAATGCAGTTGTCCTGGACACGGATATGGGTCTGCTTACCATTAAGGGGAAGGAACTTCATGTAAGCCGCCTGACCCTGGAAAAGGGAGAGGTGGACATAGAGGGAACCATAGACAGCATGGTCTACAGTTCCAATGAAGCCCTCAGGAAGTCGGGGGAATCCCTGTTCACCCGGCTGTTTAAGTAG
- the tilS gene encoding tRNA lysidine(34) synthetase TilS: MEGLEHRVRETMEQYHMLEPGDRVIAAVSGGADSVCLLALLCAWREPRGISIRALHVHHGLRGEEADRDADFVRSLCEGLHVPCHILKVDVRGLAAEKGMSEEEAGRFLRYEALEKEALDWEGEDRASGARSGQDGDWAHGGLAGSSLSPVKIAVAHHSGDQVETILHNLFRGSGLFGMKGIVYRRGRIIRPLLDVDRDCILKWLADHDLPYVQDSTNDTLHYTRNRIRNQLLPEIEQYVNRGAAGNILRLGRLAAQADEYLESQAAAWIKAHVRKNPGAYIPAEAFLQEPEILRSYVVMSLLKELGGASRDLGLVHVSQVMELAGRAVGKQVDLPYGLSAIREYEGIWMGRGDPASEEEWGDLPIVDMEVFSRKKGMEFPKNVYTKWFDCDKIKGTPVVRTRRPGDFIVLSDNNHKALNRFMIDEKIPRQMRDKIPLLADGSHVMWIIGYRISEYYKIGPDTVRVLQAEAGQTGERKE; encoded by the coding sequence GTGGAAGGACTGGAGCACAGGGTCAGGGAGACCATGGAACAATATCATATGCTGGAGCCGGGTGACCGGGTTATTGCAGCAGTTTCAGGAGGGGCAGATTCCGTCTGCCTCTTAGCGTTGTTATGCGCATGGAGGGAACCGCGGGGAATCAGTATCAGGGCGCTCCATGTCCATCACGGGCTCAGGGGGGAGGAAGCTGATCGGGATGCGGATTTTGTCAGGTCATTGTGTGAAGGGCTTCATGTCCCCTGTCATATCCTAAAGGTAGATGTGCGCGGCCTGGCGGCTGAAAAGGGCATGTCTGAGGAGGAGGCCGGGCGTTTTCTGCGCTATGAGGCATTGGAGAAGGAGGCCCTGGACTGGGAAGGCGAGGACCGGGCCAGCGGGGCCCGGAGCGGACAGGACGGAGATTGGGCACATGGCGGTTTGGCTGGCAGCAGTCTCAGTCCCGTGAAAATCGCGGTGGCCCACCACAGCGGGGACCAGGTGGAGACGATTCTCCACAATCTGTTCCGGGGAAGCGGTCTTTTTGGAATGAAGGGGATCGTCTACCGGAGAGGCAGGATTATCCGGCCGCTGCTGGACGTGGACCGGGACTGTATCCTTAAGTGGCTGGCGGACCATGATCTGCCCTATGTGCAGGATTCCACCAACGATACCCTTCACTACACGCGCAACAGGATACGCAATCAGCTGCTGCCGGAGATTGAGCAGTATGTAAACAGGGGAGCCGCGGGCAATATACTGCGTCTGGGGCGTCTGGCGGCGCAGGCAGACGAGTACCTGGAAAGCCAGGCGGCTGCCTGGATTAAGGCCCATGTGAGGAAAAACCCAGGGGCATACATTCCGGCCGAGGCGTTTTTGCAGGAGCCGGAGATACTGCGGTCCTATGTGGTGATGTCGCTCCTTAAGGAGCTGGGAGGAGCCTCCAGGGACCTGGGGCTGGTTCATGTGAGCCAGGTCATGGAGCTGGCCGGGCGGGCCGTGGGAAAACAGGTGGATTTGCCCTACGGGCTGTCAGCCATAAGGGAGTACGAGGGAATCTGGATGGGCAGAGGAGACCCGGCGTCAGAGGAAGAATGGGGAGACCTGCCTATTGTGGATATGGAGGTTTTTTCTCGGAAAAAAGGGATGGAATTTCCTAAAAATGTGTATACGAAATGGTTTGACTGTGATAAAATAAAGGGTACGCCCGTGGTGAGAACCAGGCGTCCGGGGGATTTTATCGTCCTGTCGGACAATAACCACAAGGCGCTTAATCGTTTTATGATTGATGAGAAGATACCCAGACAGATGAGGGATAAGATACCCCTTCTGGCAGATGGCAGCCATGTGATGTGGATTATAGGATACCGCATCAGCGAGTATTACAAGATAGGACCGGATACGGTCCGGGTGCTGCAGGCAGAGGCAGGCCAGACTGGAGAGAGAAAAGAATAG
- a CDS encoding SpoIIE family protein phosphatase — protein sequence MFIREREVKGRTDVNYYTARRLGDMAESLNQLARAFDDGIEKNGQLTKDDGLAAMQASAALVCDNCSRCNLYADSEKEDSYYLYYLLRAFEQKGHIDFEDMPQMFQSGCRKKEDYLAQLNRSLGRATMNLSWKNRFLESRDAVISQFRELSVILEEFSHQIDRARDITDEYEYILKKYFKRYHVALGNLLLLEYENGQKEAFLTARTTNGRCITSKDAALIMGEVMDGTRWSPAKDSRSIITKQYETVRFLEEGGYRMLYGASRIPKKGEKYSGDNYTFCESPGNQVVMSLSDGMGSGETAARESKQVVELTEQLLETGFSPRAALKLVNTVLLLAGPEQHPATLDLSCIDLHTGVLEAMKLGAVPTFIIGEEGVEIMEAGEVPMGILSGVEPVLMSRKLWEGDRIVMVSDGVLDALPGDDKEQAMQQYLESVEEMGPQELADQVLDFAVSFIPAPRDDMTVLTAGIWKRRS from the coding sequence GTGTTTATCAGAGAGCGGGAAGTAAAGGGAAGAACAGATGTAAATTATTATACGGCCAGGAGACTGGGGGATATGGCAGAGTCCTTAAACCAGCTGGCCAGAGCGTTTGACGACGGTATAGAGAAAAACGGACAGCTGACAAAGGACGATGGACTGGCCGCCATGCAGGCCAGCGCTGCCCTGGTGTGCGACAACTGCAGCAGGTGTAATCTGTATGCGGACAGTGAGAAGGAGGACAGCTATTACCTCTATTATCTTCTGCGGGCATTTGAGCAGAAGGGACATATTGATTTTGAGGACATGCCTCAGATGTTTCAGAGCGGGTGCCGGAAAAAGGAGGATTATCTTGCCCAGCTGAACCGGAGCCTGGGAAGGGCTACCATGAACCTGTCCTGGAAGAACCGTTTCCTGGAGAGCAGGGACGCGGTCATATCCCAGTTCAGGGAACTGTCGGTGATACTGGAGGAATTTTCCCACCAGATTGACCGTGCCAGGGATATTACGGATGAGTATGAATACATACTGAAAAAATATTTTAAACGCTATCATGTTGCCCTGGGCAACCTGCTGTTATTGGAGTACGAGAACGGGCAGAAGGAAGCTTTTTTAACGGCCAGGACCACCAACGGCCGCTGCATTACATCCAAGGATGCGGCGCTGATCATGGGAGAGGTCATGGATGGGACAAGGTGGAGTCCGGCCAAGGACAGCCGCAGCATTATCACCAAGCAGTATGAAACCGTGCGTTTTCTGGAGGAGGGAGGGTACCGTATGCTCTATGGAGCATCCAGGATTCCAAAAAAGGGCGAAAAGTATTCCGGGGATAATTATACCTTCTGCGAAAGTCCGGGAAACCAGGTGGTTATGAGCCTTTCCGACGGAATGGGAAGCGGGGAGACAGCGGCCAGGGAGAGCAAGCAGGTGGTGGAACTGACGGAGCAGCTTCTGGAAACCGGATTTTCCCCAAGAGCCGCCCTTAAGCTGGTGAATACAGTGCTTTTGCTGGCTGGTCCGGAACAGCACCCGGCTACTCTGGATCTCAGCTGCATCGACCTGCATACCGGCGTTCTGGAAGCTATGAAGCTGGGAGCAGTGCCGACCTTCATAATAGGAGAAGAGGGAGTGGAAATCATGGAAGCCGGAGAAGTGCCCATGGGAATACTGAGCGGGGTGGAACCCGTTCTCATGTCCAGGAAGCTGTGGGAGGGCGACCGGATTGTCATGGTCAGCGATGGGGTGCTGGATGCATTGCCGGGAGATGATAAGGAGCAGGCCATGCAGCAGTATCTGGAGAGCGTGGAGGAGATGGGGCCCCAGGAACTGGCGGACCAGGTACTGGATTTTGCGGTATCCTTTATTCCGGCGCCAAGGGATGATATGACGGTCCTGACAGCAGGAATCTGGAAAAGACGCTCATAA
- the yabQ gene encoding spore cortex biosynthesis protein YabQ has translation MSSRIQYEAWLMVLSLVTGGWLMLAYDTLRVFRLVIRHGPFWTGVEDFLYWLYAGLVTFILLYEQNDGVFRAYVIGGVFAGMILYDRFISRIFFKCLKKAGKCLRMIISRHRQKAVCSPEKDGAGD, from the coding sequence ATGAGCAGCAGGATTCAGTATGAAGCCTGGCTGATGGTGCTCAGCCTGGTCACAGGCGGTTGGCTCATGCTGGCCTATGATACCCTCAGGGTGTTCCGCCTGGTTATCCGCCACGGCCCCTTCTGGACAGGGGTGGAGGATTTTTTGTATTGGCTTTATGCGGGGCTGGTGACCTTTATTCTTCTCTATGAGCAGAATGACGGCGTGTTCAGGGCCTATGTCATAGGAGGGGTATTTGCGGGGATGATTCTGTATGACAGGTTTATCAGCAGAATTTTCTTTAAGTGCTTGAAAAAGGCCGGCAAATGCCTTAGAATGATTATTAGCAGGCACAGACAGAAAGCTGTCTGCAGCCCGGAAAAAGACGGAGCTGGTGATTGA